From Fibrobacter sp. UWB16, the proteins below share one genomic window:
- the queA gene encoding tRNA preQ1(34) S-adenosylmethionine ribosyltransferase-isomerase QueA has translation MEYRLSDYNFEFPKELIASRTAGKGKTHILYCPKNGGERRIMKAPEIVDLFRPGDCLVVNNTKVIPARLYGETQFGGQVEVLLVQALNPSEAGEARFEAKVHPGKAFQVGRELKLAGVRTFVEEVHEEDGNRVLRFEKTPAEMEEVMNKEGHVPLPPYIDRPDDEDDKKAYQTIFAKYAGAVAAPTASLHFSEQMLEDLKAKGVYVAEVTLHVGPGTFQNISVEDFTQHKMHGEYYELTKENADIINKAKREGGRIVTVGTTSTRVIETVADANGFLKPQKGVTYAFFYPGYKYKIVDGLLTNFHWPKSSLILLVSAFYGRENTLDAYKMAVENKLKLFSYGDGMLIL, from the coding sequence ATGGAATACCGTCTTTCTGATTATAACTTTGAATTCCCGAAAGAATTGATTGCCTCCCGTACGGCGGGCAAGGGCAAGACGCATATTTTGTATTGCCCCAAAAATGGCGGCGAACGCCGCATTATGAAGGCTCCTGAAATTGTCGACCTGTTCCGCCCAGGCGATTGCCTCGTGGTGAACAATACGAAGGTGATTCCTGCTCGTCTGTATGGCGAAACGCAATTTGGCGGTCAGGTCGAAGTCCTCTTGGTGCAGGCGTTGAACCCCTCCGAAGCAGGCGAGGCCCGCTTTGAAGCCAAGGTGCATCCGGGCAAGGCTTTCCAGGTCGGGCGTGAACTCAAGCTCGCTGGTGTGCGCACGTTCGTGGAAGAAGTTCATGAAGAAGACGGCAACCGCGTTCTTCGTTTTGAAAAGACTCCTGCCGAGATGGAAGAGGTCATGAACAAGGAAGGGCACGTTCCGCTGCCGCCCTACATTGACCGCCCCGATGACGAAGACGACAAGAAGGCATACCAGACGATTTTCGCAAAGTATGCTGGCGCTGTGGCCGCACCGACCGCAAGTCTCCACTTTAGCGAACAAATGCTCGAAGACTTGAAGGCGAAGGGTGTGTACGTTGCTGAAGTCACGCTCCATGTGGGCCCGGGAACGTTCCAGAACATCTCTGTCGAAGATTTCACGCAGCATAAGATGCACGGCGAGTATTACGAACTCACCAAGGAAAATGCCGACATCATCAACAAGGCGAAGCGCGAAGGTGGCCGCATTGTGACGGTCGGTACGACGAGTACGCGCGTGATTGAAACGGTCGCCGATGCCAACGGATTTTTGAAACCGCAAAAGGGCGTGACCTATGCGTTCTTCTACCCAGGATACAAGTACAAGATTGTGGATGGTCTCTTAACCAATTTCCATTGGCCCAAGAGCTCTCTCATTTTGCTTGTGTCGGCATTCTATGGTCGTGAAAACACGCTCGACGCATACAAAATGGCCGTAGAGAACAAGCTTAAATTGTTCAGCTACGGCGACGGAATGCTGATATTGTAA
- a CDS encoding BON domain-containing protein, whose product MRQYFPYRLYSQQLYCRQCQQAVRHDVCAMEEYTTYGGMERGIPLLCVCTHCGTYHVAFSQEFAFCHKDDPQSEYAKVYGHNRIFPGDWLYFDGATRPCIVKSFFQSRDKEVVVYKNGPADAKFEGPKIPIDHEVSPNGYRLLPAQCVNTLLGDHVYHVIRKQFGIAIGVVKDETKDKLVVKMNDGLIVFMSYPRYAENPPNQEVVSVVRKHLELLSDGLSEEVSVEAGQGIVYLRGFVESLATKRKIQTKIGEIAGLRGCVNMVRVRKNSKVSDEDLERQIWDVLDDIAHPIFKYSVKVKSGAAKVTFYYEDEVYPDELKSRIECIPGIVSLNMHGTAILKKNLGKKDLCQKIMDKLASYSFLKNSFVHVTYVGKRFLVEGRVANIVQREFALLAVAGFARSVAVGNRLRILKT is encoded by the coding sequence ATGCGTCAGTATTTCCCTTACAGATTGTACTCGCAGCAGCTGTACTGCCGGCAATGCCAGCAGGCAGTTCGCCATGACGTCTGCGCCATGGAAGAGTACACGACGTATGGGGGTATGGAACGCGGTATTCCGCTACTTTGTGTCTGTACTCATTGCGGAACGTATCATGTGGCTTTCTCGCAGGAATTTGCGTTTTGCCATAAGGATGATCCGCAATCCGAGTATGCAAAGGTCTATGGGCACAACCGAATTTTTCCAGGCGATTGGCTCTACTTTGATGGGGCAACCCGTCCTTGTATCGTCAAGAGTTTTTTCCAGTCTAGGGATAAGGAAGTTGTCGTCTATAAAAATGGACCTGCGGATGCAAAGTTCGAGGGTCCAAAAATTCCGATAGACCATGAGGTATCGCCCAATGGCTATCGGCTATTGCCTGCCCAGTGTGTGAACACCTTGTTGGGAGACCATGTCTACCATGTCATCCGCAAGCAGTTTGGTATTGCCATTGGAGTCGTCAAAGACGAAACCAAGGACAAGCTTGTGGTGAAGATGAATGATGGATTAATCGTTTTTATGAGCTATCCGCGTTATGCGGAAAATCCGCCGAATCAAGAAGTTGTTTCTGTTGTGCGTAAGCACCTGGAACTTTTGTCGGATGGGCTTAGTGAAGAGGTTTCCGTTGAAGCGGGGCAGGGAATTGTCTATTTGCGTGGCTTTGTAGAAAGCCTTGCGACAAAGCGAAAAATACAGACCAAAATTGGTGAAATTGCGGGACTGCGCGGTTGTGTGAACATGGTTCGCGTCCGCAAGAATTCCAAGGTTTCCGACGAGGACTTGGAACGACAAATTTGGGATGTTTTGGATGATATTGCTCATCCGATTTTCAAGTACAGTGTCAAGGTGAAATCTGGCGCTGCAAAGGTGACGTTCTATTACGAAGATGAAGTTTATCCTGATGAACTGAAGTCGCGTATTGAATGTATTCCCGGCATAGTTTCGTTGAATATGCATGGGACTGCGATTCTAAAAAAGAATCTCGGCAAAAAAGACCTTTGCCAGAAAATTATGGATAAGCTTGCGTCATACAGTTTCTTGAAAAATTCGTTTGTTCATGTCACGTATGTGGGCAAGCGTTTCTTGGTCGAGGGGCGTGTGGCAAATATTGTTCAGAGAGAGTTTGCGCTATTGGCTGTTGCTGGTTTTGCTCGGTCGGTAGCGGTGGGGAACCGTCTAAGAATTTTAAAAACTTAG
- the gltX gene encoding glutamate--tRNA ligase yields the protein MTEKSPVRVRFAPSPTGYLHVGGARTAIYNYFFAKHMGGTFYLRIEDTDRKRYNETALHDLMRDLKWLGLQWDEGPGCEGDCGPYFQSERLDIYHREIKKLLDAGCAYYCFCTEERLQEVRAEQEKSHVPVTGYDRHCRNISREEAEARIAAGEKAVIRFKVPETGVTEFDDMIRGHISYQNELLDDLVLIKRDGYPTYHFASVVDDHYMGTTHVLRGDEWISSTPKHELLYKAFGWQPPVWCHLPVILDKNGGKLSKRKGAASVGDFRDLGYLPETLVNYLALLGWNPGDDREVMSVKEMIDCFTLERINPKSASFDEKKLQWMNGQHIHMCDDEFLKDIMVDGLKAMGVDTSAEPNERLLEIVKQLKPRAHFVQDLATMAKYFFVAPTEYDEKGAKKHFGEGSKEVATLVRDMLASIEDFKTPVIEKGFYELAERCGHKVGELVGAPRLAVSGVTAGPGLWEMFEIIGKEEVLRRMDVALPLMK from the coding sequence ATGACTGAAAAAAGTCCTGTCCGTGTACGCTTTGCTCCGAGCCCCACGGGTTATTTGCATGTCGGTGGCGCACGTACGGCAATCTACAACTACTTCTTTGCAAAACACATGGGTGGCACGTTCTACCTGCGCATTGAAGATACTGACCGTAAGCGCTATAACGAAACCGCTCTCCACGACTTGATGCGCGACCTCAAGTGGCTTGGCCTCCAGTGGGATGAAGGTCCGGGTTGCGAAGGCGACTGCGGTCCGTATTTCCAGAGCGAACGTTTGGACATCTACCATCGTGAAATCAAGAAGCTTTTGGATGCCGGTTGCGCTTACTATTGCTTCTGCACCGAAGAACGTCTGCAGGAAGTCCGCGCTGAACAAGAAAAGTCTCACGTGCCGGTCACTGGTTACGACCGCCACTGCCGCAACATCAGCCGCGAGGAAGCCGAAGCACGCATTGCCGCTGGCGAAAAGGCTGTCATCCGCTTCAAGGTTCCGGAAACGGGCGTCACGGAATTCGATGACATGATCCGTGGCCATATCAGTTACCAGAACGAACTTCTGGATGACCTCGTGCTCATCAAGCGCGACGGTTATCCGACTTACCACTTTGCAAGCGTTGTCGATGACCACTACATGGGTACGACGCATGTGCTCCGCGGTGACGAATGGATCAGCTCCACGCCGAAGCACGAACTCTTGTACAAGGCCTTTGGCTGGCAGCCGCCTGTCTGGTGCCACCTGCCGGTGATTCTCGACAAGAACGGCGGTAAGCTTTCCAAGCGCAAGGGTGCTGCTTCTGTCGGTGACTTCCGCGACCTCGGCTACTTGCCGGAAACGCTCGTGAACTACCTCGCTCTCCTCGGCTGGAACCCGGGCGACGATCGCGAAGTGATGAGCGTCAAGGAAATGATCGATTGCTTCACGCTCGAACGCATCAACCCGAAGTCCGCAAGCTTCGACGAAAAGAAGCTCCAGTGGATGAACGGCCAGCACATCCACATGTGCGATGACGAATTCCTCAAGGACATCATGGTCGATGGACTCAAGGCTATGGGCGTTGATACGAGTGCCGAACCGAACGAACGCTTGCTCGAAATTGTGAAGCAACTCAAGCCGCGTGCTCATTTTGTGCAGGACCTCGCAACGATGGCAAAGTATTTCTTTGTCGCACCAACGGAATACGACGAAAAGGGTGCCAAGAAACATTTCGGTGAAGGCTCCAAGGAAGTCGCAACGCTCGTGCGCGACATGCTCGCTTCCATCGAAGACTTCAAGACTCCGGTGATCGAGAAGGGCTTCTACGAACTTGCTGAACGTTGCGGTCACAAGGTCGGTGAACTGGTGGGCGCTCCGCGCCTTGCCGTGTCCGGTGTGACTGCAGGCCCGGGTCTCTGGGAAATGTTCGAAATTATCGGTAAGGAAGAAGTGCTCCGCCGCATGGACGTGGCGCTCCCGCTGATGAAATAA
- a CDS encoding ABC transporter permease translates to MTLILKPITWIGQKIVDAIAAVGECICILFITLKQFRFVHKNPSLIVKEMISVGVSSLPLLFVTSIFTGMVATIMAEFEFHNLVSDKFVGTAACKMVLIELGPLLTAIVLSGRVGSAVAAEIGSMKEKEELSAYVVLGLDPYRYLAMPRLFAFLTMIPCLTAISNALALIGGWIVCVLALDITTYTYSTGMQYLFENLDLWAGIIKSIVFGTIIFVLAYYHGTHSKPGAHGVGLATMSVVVSSCLMILVSDFILDAFLFF, encoded by the coding sequence ATGACGTTGATTCTGAAACCGATAACATGGATAGGGCAAAAGATTGTCGATGCAATCGCCGCTGTTGGCGAGTGCATTTGCATCCTGTTCATTACGCTCAAGCAGTTCCGCTTCGTGCACAAGAATCCGTCGCTGATTGTGAAGGAGATGATTTCTGTTGGAGTCTCCTCGCTCCCGCTCCTGTTCGTGACGTCCATCTTTACGGGCATGGTCGCAACCATCATGGCGGAATTCGAATTCCACAATCTCGTGTCCGACAAGTTTGTGGGGACGGCCGCCTGCAAAATGGTGCTTATCGAACTTGGACCGCTCCTTACGGCCATCGTGCTCTCGGGGCGCGTGGGCAGTGCTGTCGCTGCTGAAATCGGTTCCATGAAAGAGAAAGAAGAGCTTTCTGCATACGTGGTGCTCGGGCTTGACCCGTACCGCTACCTCGCGATGCCGAGGCTGTTTGCGTTCTTGACGATGATCCCGTGCCTGACGGCCATCTCTAATGCGCTTGCGCTGATTGGCGGCTGGATTGTCTGTGTGCTTGCTCTGGATATCACGACCTACACCTATTCGACCGGTATGCAGTACCTGTTCGAAAATTTGGACTTGTGGGCGGGGATTATCAAGTCTATTGTATTTGGAACGATCATCTTTGTGCTTGCCTACTACCACGGGACGCATTCCAAGCCGGGTGCGCACGGTGTGGGTCTTGCGACGATGAGCGTTGTGGTTTCCAGTTGTCTTATGATTTTGGTTTCTGACTTTATTCTTGATGCGTTCTTGTTCTTCTAG
- a CDS encoding sodium:alanine symporter family protein, giving the protein METLNSILDAIDGYVWGVPLIVIILFVGILLTIRLGCLQVMNLHNALRFMAHSEKDGAGEVSSFGALCTALAATIGTGNIVGVATAIGTGGPGALFWMEVAAFLGMATKYAEGLLAVKYRTVDKEGKVLGGPFYYIETGIKERFGWNMKWLAVIFAIFGMCAGLLGIGTITQVNGITSAMARLTPNAAEFVNIGGNSVSVTTAIAGLLVTIFAATVIIGGLKRIAKVSMYIVPIMAIIYIIACILLLLLNFSHISSAIETIVKAAFNPSAVTGGVVGSIFIAMQKGIARGIFSNEAGLGSAPIAAAAAKTKEPVRQGLVCMTGTFFDTIIICTMTGLAIVVSGAWDPKLGLEGVNITMEAFSRGLAIIPGGAVIAPYFLATALVFFAFTTILGWAYYSEKCLQYLLGRRDKKAILTYRWLYIFAIFIGPYLTVSAVWTSADIFNGLMAFPNLIALILLSGIVANETKTFLAKFKGDKE; this is encoded by the coding sequence ATGGAAACTCTCAATTCCATTCTCGATGCTATCGATGGATACGTCTGGGGCGTTCCCCTCATTGTCATCATCCTCTTTGTAGGCATCCTCCTCACCATCCGACTCGGCTGTCTGCAGGTCATGAACTTGCACAACGCACTCCGCTTCATGGCGCACAGCGAAAAAGACGGCGCAGGCGAAGTATCCAGCTTCGGAGCTCTCTGCACGGCTCTCGCCGCCACAATCGGTACGGGTAACATCGTCGGTGTGGCAACCGCAATCGGCACCGGTGGCCCTGGCGCCCTTTTCTGGATGGAAGTCGCCGCATTCCTCGGCATGGCAACAAAGTATGCCGAAGGCTTGCTCGCCGTCAAGTACCGCACAGTCGATAAAGAAGGCAAGGTTCTCGGTGGTCCGTTCTATTACATTGAAACGGGTATCAAGGAACGCTTCGGCTGGAACATGAAATGGCTCGCCGTGATCTTTGCCATCTTCGGCATGTGCGCAGGCCTCCTCGGCATTGGCACCATCACGCAGGTCAACGGCATCACGAGCGCTATGGCTCGCCTCACCCCGAACGCCGCTGAATTTGTCAACATCGGTGGAAACTCCGTGAGCGTCACGACCGCTATCGCAGGCCTCCTCGTCACAATCTTTGCAGCAACCGTCATCATCGGCGGTCTCAAGCGCATTGCAAAAGTCTCGATGTACATTGTTCCCATCATGGCAATCATCTACATCATTGCCTGCATTCTCCTTTTGCTCCTCAACTTCTCGCACATTTCTTCTGCCATCGAAACGATTGTGAAGGCAGCGTTTAATCCGTCTGCAGTCACTGGCGGCGTTGTCGGTTCCATCTTTATTGCAATGCAGAAAGGTATCGCACGCGGCATTTTCAGTAACGAAGCAGGCCTCGGTTCTGCACCTATTGCAGCGGCCGCAGCAAAGACAAAGGAACCTGTGCGTCAGGGCCTTGTCTGCATGACAGGCACGTTCTTCGACACAATTATCATTTGTACAATGACCGGCCTTGCCATTGTGGTCTCGGGCGCCTGGGATCCGAAGCTCGGACTCGAAGGCGTGAACATCACGATGGAAGCATTCTCCCGCGGCCTTGCCATTATCCCGGGCGGCGCAGTAATTGCTCCGTACTTCCTTGCCACGGCTCTCGTGTTCTTCGCTTTCACGACGATTCTCGGTTGGGCATACTACTCTGAAAAGTGCTTGCAATACCTGCTCGGGCGCAGGGACAAGAAGGCAATACTCACCTACCGCTGGCTCTACATCTTCGCGATTTTCATTGGACCGTACCTCACGGTAAGCGCGGTCTGGACAAGCGCAGATATTTTCAACGGCCTGATGGCATTCCCGAACCTCATAGCGCTTATCCTTCTCTCTGGAATTGTGGCAAACGAAACAAAGACGTTCCTTGCCAAGTTCAAGGGAGATAAAGAGTAG
- a CDS encoding YafY family protein, whose amino-acid sequence MATGYEKINKIKCKLRVPMTVSMLAQAMDCGPRTIFRHLNALEQENCGLHKFKKDGETFYVIQTEQKVDFNQKIVKQLEKLKKTMNDTTPLDLKNRKLIDSVISSMQTTDPDGFKAEAITLDPNYIMDYGPFCDHKAQDSMVSKLLSAIREGFRIRIVYRSTNEETEKKTIEVCPIKLVMRIDTLYLIAADETYAETHIFKNYLVENIMSVVQTNNCAMTLREPFCVYEHYKYAFGKYVSTEDPQTVTLLIKTGWLKTQFLKSRFSPCAEITEDKDKNMIVTLKLRLTPDFKTWLFGVLPDVKILKPESLKTEMLERLKNTLKDMKA is encoded by the coding sequence ATGGCTACAGGATATGAAAAGATAAATAAGATTAAATGCAAACTTCGTGTGCCGATGACGGTCTCGATGCTTGCTCAGGCGATGGATTGCGGACCGAGAACTATTTTCCGCCATTTAAATGCACTAGAACAGGAAAATTGTGGTCTCCATAAGTTCAAAAAGGATGGCGAAACTTTTTACGTTATTCAAACCGAACAGAAGGTGGACTTTAACCAGAAAATCGTCAAGCAGCTCGAAAAGTTGAAAAAGACGATGAACGACACGACTCCTTTGGACTTGAAAAACCGCAAGCTCATCGATAGCGTTATTTCGTCCATGCAGACAACGGACCCGGATGGATTCAAGGCTGAAGCGATTACACTTGACCCGAACTACATTATGGATTATGGCCCGTTCTGTGACCATAAGGCTCAAGACTCTATGGTCTCGAAGCTTTTGTCTGCAATTCGTGAAGGCTTTAGAATCCGTATTGTGTACAGAAGTACGAACGAAGAAACGGAAAAGAAGACGATTGAAGTTTGCCCAATCAAGCTTGTGATGCGCATTGATACGCTTTACTTGATTGCTGCTGATGAAACGTATGCCGAAACGCATATCTTTAAAAATTATCTTGTCGAAAATATCATGAGCGTTGTCCAGACGAATAACTGCGCCATGACGCTTCGTGAACCGTTCTGCGTCTATGAACATTACAAGTATGCTTTTGGCAAGTATGTTTCTACCGAAGACCCGCAAACGGTGACGCTTCTTATCAAGACCGGTTGGCTCAAGACGCAGTTCTTAAAGTCTAGATTTTCTCCGTGTGCAGAAATCACGGAGGATAAGGACAAGAACATGATTGTGACGCTCAAGCTCCGCTTGACTCCGGACTTTAAGACATGGCTGTTTGGCGTGCTTCCGGATGTGAAAATTTTGAAGCCGGAATCCTTGAAAACGGAAATGCTTGAACGCTTGAAAAATACATTGAAGGATATGAAGGCGTAG
- the fabV gene encoding enoyl-ACP reductase FabV — protein sequence MIIKPLIRSNMCINAHPKGCAQDVKHQIEFIEKKFTTRSIPADAPKTVLVLGCSTGYGLASRITAAFGYKAATIGVSFEKEGSDGGVGESREKTGTPGWYNNMAFDKFAKEAGLDAVTFNGDAFSHEMRQNVIDTLKKMGKKVDLLVYSVASSVRVDPDNGTIYRSVLKPIGQVFTGATIDCLSGKISTISAEPATAEEAANTVKVMGGEDWALWIRKLKEAGVLAEGVKTVAYSYIGPKLSHAIYRDGTIGGAKKHLEATALELHKELQNDLHGEAYVSVNKGLVTRSSAVIPIIPMYISVLFKVMKEMGNHEGCIEQMERLMTERLYTGSKVPTDENHLIRIDDYELDPKVQAEVDKRMATVTQENLAEVGDLEGYRHDFLATNGFDIDGVDYEADVKTLTSI from the coding sequence ATGATTATCAAACCGCTCATCCGTAGCAACATGTGCATTAACGCCCACCCAAAGGGTTGCGCTCAAGATGTCAAGCACCAGATTGAATTTATCGAAAAGAAGTTCACCACACGCAGCATTCCAGCCGACGCACCAAAGACGGTTCTCGTCCTCGGTTGCTCGACCGGATACGGGCTTGCAAGCCGCATCACAGCCGCATTTGGCTACAAGGCGGCAACGATTGGAGTTTCTTTTGAAAAGGAAGGCTCAGACGGCGGAGTCGGTGAATCCCGTGAAAAGACGGGTACGCCGGGCTGGTACAACAACATGGCTTTTGACAAGTTCGCAAAAGAAGCGGGCCTCGACGCCGTGACGTTCAACGGTGACGCGTTCTCGCACGAAATGCGCCAAAACGTTATCGACACGCTCAAGAAGATGGGCAAGAAAGTCGATTTACTCGTTTACAGTGTCGCAAGCTCCGTGCGTGTCGATCCAGACAACGGAACAATCTACCGCAGCGTCTTGAAGCCTATCGGTCAAGTATTCACAGGCGCCACGATTGACTGCCTCAGCGGAAAAATCAGTACCATCAGCGCAGAACCCGCCACCGCCGAAGAAGCCGCCAATACAGTTAAAGTCATGGGCGGTGAAGACTGGGCGCTTTGGATACGCAAGCTCAAGGAGGCAGGCGTTCTCGCCGAAGGCGTGAAGACCGTCGCTTATTCGTACATCGGCCCAAAACTTTCGCACGCCATCTACCGCGACGGTACAATCGGTGGCGCCAAGAAGCACCTCGAAGCTACCGCTCTTGAACTCCACAAGGAATTGCAAAACGACCTCCACGGCGAAGCCTATGTCTCTGTGAACAAAGGACTTGTCACGCGATCCAGTGCCGTCATCCCCATCATCCCGATGTACATTTCCGTGCTCTTCAAGGTCATGAAGGAAATGGGAAATCACGAGGGCTGCATCGAACAGATGGAACGCTTGATGACCGAAAGACTTTATACGGGTTCCAAAGTCCCGACGGACGAGAATCACCTCATCCGCATCGACGACTATGAATTGGATCCGAAAGTCCAGGCAGAAGTGGACAAGCGCATGGCAACAGTCACGCAAGAGAACCTCGCCGAAGTGGGTGACCTCGAAGGATACCGCCACGATTTTCTCGCGACAAACGGTTTCGATATTGATGGAGTGGACTACGAGGCGGATGTCAAAACGCTAACCAGTATCTAA
- a CDS encoding ABC transporter ATP-binding protein gives MPNVKIDPNDIAIRLKGLKKSFGPQTVLEDVNLDIRRGETMVIIGKSGGGKSVILKHMIGLLQPDGGEVTVDGVTISTPQFFDTRTIRRKMGMLFQMGALFDSMDTGENIAFALREHHPELSEAEIQNVVTEKLQMINLVPSFRTKMPSELSGGMRKRVALARAIALNPEILLYDEPTTGLDPITSDVINDLILDMQSKLGVTSVVVTHDMVSAFKVADRIAMLLNGRIIEVGTVDEIKNTSNPYVHQFITGQRKISVDGESQE, from the coding sequence ATGCCGAATGTAAAAATCGATCCGAATGACATTGCAATTCGACTCAAAGGGCTTAAGAAGTCCTTTGGCCCTCAGACGGTTCTTGAAGACGTGAACCTCGACATCCGCCGTGGCGAGACGATGGTCATCATCGGTAAGTCTGGCGGTGGCAAGTCCGTGATTCTTAAGCACATGATTGGACTTTTGCAGCCGGATGGCGGTGAAGTGACTGTCGATGGCGTGACGATCAGTACGCCGCAGTTCTTCGATACGCGTACCATCCGCCGCAAGATGGGTATGTTGTTCCAAATGGGCGCCTTGTTCGATTCTATGGATACAGGCGAAAATATTGCCTTTGCTCTCCGTGAACATCATCCCGAACTCTCTGAAGCCGAGATCCAGAACGTGGTGACCGAAAAGCTCCAGATGATCAACCTCGTACCGTCTTTCCGTACAAAGATGCCTTCCGAACTTTCGGGTGGTATGCGTAAGCGTGTGGCGCTTGCAAGAGCTATTGCTCTGAATCCGGAAATTCTTTTGTACGATGAACCAACAACGGGCTTGGACCCGATTACGAGTGACGTGATTAACGACCTTATTCTCGATATGCAGAGCAAGCTCGGGGTTACGTCTGTCGTGGTGACGCACGACATGGTCAGTGCATTCAAGGTGGCGGACCGAATTGCCATGCTCTTGAATGGTCGAATCATCGAGGTGGGGACCGTCGATGAAATCAAGAATACAAGCAACCCGTATGTGCACCAGTTCATTACGGGCCAGCGCAAAATTTCGGTGGATGGGGAATCGCAAGAATAA
- the dnaB gene encoding replicative DNA helicase, producing MSEENNSKSFDGRQMPADVEAERCLLGGILRDPEVMGTAVMAISDDDFFYMERHQLIWNALCSLNKAVTPIDPVTLSAELTKMGKLDIVGGREYIFELMESVASSANVPWQLEHLRSKAVLRKLIRTSSDIIRQAMDPASTPDNVLQDAERDIFAIADNQVRNTLKSIDNFVAPLLERINNRREGGITGVPTGITELDELTNGLQNSDLIILAARPGVGKTSFAMTVAANAAIRYGKNVAFFSLEMDGIQLAQRLLCSQAQVDQSRLRNGKLNSDEIKKIIAAVTPINQAPLFVDDNADLGIMELMSKARQLKHKGHLDLLIIDYLQLMKTGKEENRAVAIGAISRGLKILAKELSIPVIALAQLSRKVEEKGRERPQLSDLRESGSIEQDADMVWFVERPFVQTHKDEDRYKATLIVAKHRNGSVKDIDMSFVPEYTTFYDATDQQGMEGGDEDYQYGSDDDGGGPQVADFGSF from the coding sequence ATGTCTGAAGAAAATAATTCCAAGTCGTTTGATGGTCGCCAAATGCCCGCCGATGTTGAGGCGGAGCGCTGCCTGTTGGGCGGTATTTTGCGTGATCCCGAAGTGATGGGCACCGCAGTTATGGCCATCAGTGACGATGACTTTTTCTACATGGAACGTCATCAGTTGATTTGGAACGCACTTTGCAGTTTGAACAAGGCGGTGACCCCCATCGATCCCGTGACACTTTCGGCGGAACTCACGAAGATGGGTAAGCTCGACATTGTCGGTGGTCGCGAATACATCTTTGAATTGATGGAATCCGTCGCATCGTCGGCGAATGTCCCGTGGCAGTTGGAACACCTCCGCAGTAAGGCGGTGCTCCGCAAGCTCATCCGCACGTCATCCGATATTATCCGCCAGGCAATGGACCCTGCTTCGACTCCGGACAATGTGCTTCAAGATGCCGAACGCGATATCTTTGCGATTGCCGATAACCAGGTGCGCAACACCTTAAAGTCTATCGACAACTTCGTGGCGCCTCTTCTGGAGCGCATCAACAATCGCAGGGAAGGCGGCATTACAGGCGTGCCTACGGGCATTACGGAATTGGATGAACTTACGAACGGTCTCCAGAATTCCGACTTGATTATTCTCGCTGCCCGTCCGGGTGTGGGCAAGACATCTTTCGCTATGACGGTTGCTGCAAACGCCGCTATTCGTTACGGCAAGAACGTCGCGTTCTTCAGCTTGGAAATGGACGGCATCCAGCTTGCTCAACGTCTGCTCTGCTCGCAGGCGCAAGTGGACCAGAGTAGGCTCCGCAACGGTAAGCTCAATTCTGACGAAATCAAGAAGATTATTGCCGCCGTGACTCCGATTAACCAGGCTCCGCTGTTTGTCGATGACAACGCCGACCTCGGTATCATGGAACTCATGAGTAAGGCGCGTCAGCTCAAACACAAGGGCCACCTCGACCTCCTCATCATCGACTACTTGCAGTTGATGAAGACCGGCAAGGAAGAAAACCGTGCTGTTGCAATCGGTGCGATTTCCCGTGGCCTCAAGATCTTGGCAAAGGAACTGAGCATTCCGGTTATTGCACTCGCTCAGCTCAGCCGTAAAGTCGAAGAAAAGGGCCGTGAACGCCCGCAGCTTTCGGACTTGCGTGAATCCGGTTCTATCGAACAGGACGCCGACATGGTGTGGTTCGTGGAACGCCCGTTCGTGCAGACGCATAAGGACGAAGACCGCTACAAGGCAACGCTCATTGTGGCGAAGCACCGTAACGGTTCTGTGAAGGATATCGATATGAGCTTCGTGCCGGAATACACGACGTTCTACGATGCAACCGACCAGCAAGGTATGGAAGGTGGCGACGAAGATTATCAGTATGGTTCAGATGACGATGGCGGTGGACCGCAGGTTGCCGACTTTGGCAGTTTTTAA